The following are encoded in a window of Amycolatopsis lexingtonensis genomic DNA:
- a CDS encoding SAM-dependent methyltransferase: protein MTTQDPEAPEGVDLERPNAARIYDWFLGGTANWAIDRQFGEQAVKTFPMIKTVARAGRDFLGRGVRYLARNGIDQFLDLGSGVPTVGNVHEVAAEVNPNARCVYVDNEPVAVAHSQVLLEKEGVADRHAVLQGDLRDPADIWKRALDTGVLDPNRPIGLIIVGVLYFLGPDEPVAQTIRKYQSLLPSGSYFLSSHLTSDGLEQMADSDSRESIMKQYNRSSTPLHLRTREEFTSFFDGLELVEPGIVYLPEWHPEEIESKATKKLANDPAFVGHLCGLGRKP, encoded by the coding sequence ATGACGACGCAGGATCCCGAGGCCCCCGAAGGCGTCGACCTCGAGCGGCCGAACGCGGCCCGCATCTACGACTGGTTCCTCGGCGGCACCGCCAACTGGGCCATCGACCGGCAGTTCGGCGAGCAGGCCGTCAAGACGTTCCCGATGATCAAGACCGTCGCCCGCGCCGGCCGCGACTTCCTCGGCCGCGGCGTCCGGTACCTGGCGCGCAACGGCATCGACCAGTTCCTCGACCTCGGCTCCGGCGTCCCGACGGTCGGCAACGTCCACGAGGTCGCGGCGGAGGTCAACCCGAACGCGCGCTGCGTGTACGTCGACAACGAGCCGGTCGCGGTGGCCCACTCCCAGGTCCTGCTGGAGAAGGAGGGCGTGGCGGACCGGCACGCGGTGCTGCAGGGCGACCTGCGCGACCCGGCCGACATCTGGAAGCGCGCGCTCGACACCGGCGTCCTCGACCCGAACCGCCCGATCGGCCTGATCATCGTCGGCGTCCTGTACTTCCTCGGCCCGGACGAGCCGGTGGCCCAGACCATCCGGAAGTACCAGTCGCTGCTGCCGTCCGGCTCGTACTTCCTGTCCTCGCACCTGACGAGCGACGGTCTCGAGCAGATGGCCGACTCCGACAGCCGCGAGTCGATCATGAAGCAGTACAACCGGTCCAGCACGCCGCTGCACCTGCGGACGCGCGAAGAGTTCACGTCGTTCTTCGACGGCCTCGAACTGGTCGAGCCGGGCATCGTCTACCTGCCGGAGTGGCACCCGGAGGAGATCGAGTCCAAGGCCACCAAGAAGCTCGCGAACGACCCGGCGTTCGTCGGCCACCTCTGCGGCCTCGGCCGCAAGCCGTGA
- a CDS encoding SAM-dependent methyltransferase yields the protein MDPDFLPDAVDLDRPNVARIYDWALGGTANWAIDRQYGEQAVQAFPLAKALARSNRDFLGRAVRYCLAEGITQFLDLGSGIPTAGNVHEVADDHADDSRCVYVDNEPVAVAHGRILLEETGDPGRHAVLHADLRDAREVWEAALATGVLDPDRPMCLLSVAVLHFLPDVTGVREAIRDYRRLLAPGSAYVLSHATESGVEGEELAQIRRLVKLSEKSSSPAVSRSLDEIAAFFGNFDVVEPGIVPVGEWRPEPGAATVPLASVVGGVGRKREGRFA from the coding sequence GTGGACCCCGACTTCCTCCCCGACGCCGTCGACCTCGACCGGCCGAACGTGGCGAGGATCTACGACTGGGCGCTCGGCGGCACCGCGAACTGGGCGATCGACCGGCAGTACGGCGAGCAGGCGGTGCAGGCGTTCCCGCTGGCCAAAGCCCTCGCGCGGAGCAACCGCGACTTCCTCGGCCGCGCCGTCCGCTACTGCCTCGCCGAAGGCATCACGCAGTTCCTCGACCTCGGCTCCGGCATCCCCACGGCGGGCAACGTGCACGAGGTGGCCGACGACCACGCCGACGACAGCCGGTGCGTCTACGTCGACAACGAGCCCGTCGCCGTGGCGCACGGGCGGATCCTGCTGGAGGAGACCGGCGACCCCGGCCGCCACGCCGTGCTGCACGCCGACCTGCGCGACGCCCGGGAGGTGTGGGAAGCCGCGCTGGCGACCGGCGTGCTCGACCCGGACCGGCCGATGTGCCTGCTGAGCGTGGCGGTGCTGCACTTCCTGCCGGACGTCACCGGGGTCCGCGAAGCCATCCGCGACTACCGGAGGCTGCTGGCGCCCGGGTCGGCGTACGTGCTTTCGCACGCGACCGAGTCCGGGGTCGAAGGCGAGGAGCTGGCGCAGATCCGGCGGCTCGTGAAGCTGTCCGAGAAGTCGAGCTCGCCGGCGGTTTCCCGGTCGCTCGACGAGATCGCCGCGTTCTTCGGTAACTTCGACGTCGTCGAGCCCGGGATCGTGCCTGTGGGAGAGTGGCGCCCCGAGCCCGGCGCCGCCACGGTCCCCCTCGCGAGCGTGGTCGGCGGTGTCGGCCGCAAGCGTGAAGGACGGTTCGCATGA
- a CDS encoding helix-turn-helix domain-containing protein, with product MASTVTSRRKQLGNELRHARTAARMTQQQVAEVLGCTQGKVNKIESGAVGVKLGDVRSMLNAFGINGEEADTLMNLARAAAGQRGHWSGYRSVVPHWFRTFTDLEPAAAEILTWHGERIPGPLQSEHYMLKQFTEAGATDVTSLVRNRLDRKAVFEQQQPPYYRFIISEGALRRAPGGYAPAVMLDQVEHLLSLEKHPRVYVHVLPFGARLAAVPNDFTIMRFPDRTRDFVYIEHSAGGLYLDDVKDFNIFVDSWDRLRGAALERQETRQFLKELAEGYRAQMQQIQ from the coding sequence ATGGCCAGCACCGTCACCTCGCGCCGGAAGCAGCTCGGGAACGAGCTCCGGCATGCCCGCACCGCGGCGCGGATGACACAGCAGCAGGTCGCCGAGGTCCTCGGCTGCACCCAGGGCAAGGTCAACAAGATCGAGTCCGGTGCCGTCGGGGTGAAGCTCGGGGATGTGCGATCCATGCTGAACGCGTTCGGGATCAACGGCGAAGAAGCCGACACGCTGATGAACCTGGCCCGGGCCGCCGCCGGGCAGCGCGGCCACTGGTCCGGCTACCGCTCGGTGGTGCCGCACTGGTTCCGCACCTTCACCGACCTGGAACCCGCGGCCGCGGAGATCCTCACCTGGCACGGCGAGCGCATCCCCGGTCCGCTGCAGTCCGAGCACTACATGCTCAAGCAGTTCACCGAGGCCGGCGCCACCGACGTCACGTCGCTGGTGCGCAACCGCCTCGACCGCAAGGCCGTGTTCGAACAGCAGCAGCCGCCGTACTACCGGTTCATCATCAGCGAAGGCGCGCTGCGCCGGGCGCCCGGCGGGTACGCGCCCGCCGTGATGCTGGACCAGGTCGAGCACCTGCTCTCGCTCGAGAAGCACCCGCGGGTCTACGTGCACGTGCTGCCGTTCGGCGCGCGGCTGGCCGCGGTGCCCAACGACTTCACGATCATGCGCTTCCCGGACCGCACCCGGGACTTCGTCTACATCGAGCACTCGGCCGGTGGTCTGTACCTCGACGACGTCAAGGACTTCAACATCTTCGTCGACTCGTGGGACCGGCTGCGCGGCGCCGCGCTGGAGCGGCAGGAGACCCGGCAGTTCCTCAAGGAGCTCGCGGAGGGTTACCGCGCCCAGATGCAGCAGATCCAATAG
- a CDS encoding MBL fold metallo-hydrolase produces the protein MTDRSPSAAAVTRLADDVHGYVQPDGSWYINNCGFVDAGDHTVLIDTCSTERRTRALLDAVGATTGSPVTTLVNTHHHGDHTNGNYLVETATVVGHRKTRELLVAEGIQTYDGVFVGNDWGELRSRPPEVVFDDRLTVHAGDTTLELIHPGHAAHTTNDVLVWLPDQRVLYAGDLVFNGGSPFALMGSVAGWRKALDVVRDLEPHVILPGHGGPCGLDVVDKVDAYLEFVQRTAERGKAAGLSPLEVAKDTDLGDFAALSEQERLPGNLHRAYAELEGAEWGAQIDLAAAVMDMVAINRGPIRCFS, from the coding sequence GTGACCGATCGTTCGCCCTCCGCCGCCGCCGTCACCCGCCTGGCCGACGACGTCCACGGCTACGTCCAGCCGGACGGCTCCTGGTACATCAACAACTGCGGGTTCGTCGACGCCGGCGACCACACCGTCCTCATCGACACCTGCTCGACCGAGCGCCGCACGCGCGCGCTGCTCGACGCCGTCGGCGCCACCACCGGCAGCCCGGTGACGACGCTGGTCAACACCCACCACCACGGCGACCACACCAACGGCAACTACCTCGTGGAGACCGCGACCGTGGTCGGCCACCGCAAGACCCGCGAGCTGCTGGTCGCCGAGGGCATCCAGACGTACGACGGCGTCTTCGTCGGCAACGACTGGGGCGAGCTGCGCTCGCGGCCGCCGGAGGTCGTGTTCGACGACCGGCTGACCGTGCACGCCGGTGACACGACCCTCGAGCTGATCCACCCGGGCCACGCCGCCCACACCACCAACGACGTCCTGGTCTGGCTGCCGGATCAGCGCGTGCTCTACGCCGGTGACCTGGTGTTCAACGGCGGCAGCCCGTTCGCGCTGATGGGTTCGGTGGCCGGCTGGCGCAAGGCGCTGGACGTGGTCCGAGACCTCGAGCCGCACGTGATCCTGCCTGGTCACGGCGGGCCGTGCGGGCTGGATGTCGTGGACAAAGTGGACGCGTACCTGGAGTTCGTCCAGCGGACGGCCGAGCGCGGGAAGGCCGCCGGGCTGTCCCCGCTGGAAGTGGCGAAGGACACCGACCTGGGTGATTTCGCGGCGCTGAGCGAGCAGGAGCGGCTGCCGGGCAACCTGCACCGGGCGTACGCCGAGCTGGAGGGCGCCGAATGGGGTGCTCAGATCGATCTCGCGGCCGCGGTCATGGACATGGTGGCGATCAACCGGGGCCCGATCCGCTGCTTCTCCTGA
- the gndA gene encoding NADP-dependent phosphogluconate dehydrogenase, which yields MSKKASIGVTGLAVMGRNLARNLARHGHTVALHNRSEERTRALVEQFGDEGDFIPAYSAQQFVDALERPRQVVIMVKAGAPTDAVIEEFAPLLEEGDVIIDAGNAHFADTRRREKALRERGLHFVGSGVSGGEEGALHGPSIMPGGSKESYESLGPLFEDISAKVDGQPCCTHIGADGAGHFVKMVHNGIEYADMQLIAESFDLLRHAGGYSPAEIADVFRTWNTGRLDSYLIEITAEVLAHVDKTSGKPFVDIVEDAAEQKGTGRWTVQIGLDLGVPISGIAEAVFARSLSGSKPLRAAARGLGGPSASPLTGSSLERFADDVEQALYASKVVAYAQGFNQIQAGATEYGWDIDLGKVASIWRGGCIIRAKFLNDITSAYAEEPALPTLLTSGGFRKAVEDAQDSWRSVISTAVRLGIPTPGFSTALAYYDGLRADRLPAALVQGQRDFFGAHTYRRVDREGSFHTAWAADGRPESDA from the coding sequence ATGAGCAAGAAGGCGAGCATCGGGGTCACCGGCCTGGCGGTCATGGGCCGCAACCTGGCCCGCAACCTGGCCCGGCACGGGCACACGGTGGCCCTGCACAACCGGTCCGAGGAGCGGACCCGCGCACTGGTGGAGCAGTTCGGCGACGAGGGCGACTTCATCCCGGCGTACTCCGCCCAGCAGTTCGTCGACGCGCTGGAGCGGCCCCGCCAGGTCGTGATCATGGTCAAGGCGGGCGCCCCGACGGACGCCGTCATCGAGGAGTTCGCGCCGCTGCTCGAAGAGGGCGACGTGATCATCGACGCCGGCAACGCGCACTTCGCCGACACGCGCCGCCGCGAGAAGGCGCTGCGCGAGCGCGGGCTGCACTTCGTCGGCAGCGGCGTCTCCGGTGGCGAGGAAGGCGCGCTGCACGGGCCGAGCATCATGCCCGGCGGCTCGAAGGAGTCGTACGAGTCGCTCGGCCCGCTGTTCGAGGACATCTCGGCCAAGGTCGACGGCCAGCCGTGCTGCACGCACATCGGTGCGGACGGCGCCGGCCACTTCGTGAAGATGGTGCACAACGGCATCGAGTACGCCGACATGCAGCTGATCGCGGAGTCGTTCGACCTGCTGCGCCACGCGGGTGGCTACTCCCCCGCCGAGATCGCCGACGTCTTCCGCACGTGGAACACCGGGCGGCTCGACTCGTACCTGATCGAGATCACCGCCGAGGTGCTGGCGCACGTCGACAAGACGTCCGGCAAGCCGTTCGTCGACATCGTCGAGGACGCCGCCGAGCAGAAGGGCACCGGCCGCTGGACGGTCCAGATCGGCCTCGACCTCGGGGTCCCGATCTCGGGCATCGCCGAAGCCGTCTTCGCGCGTTCGCTGTCCGGGTCGAAGCCGCTGCGCGCGGCCGCCCGCGGGCTCGGCGGCCCGTCGGCGTCGCCGCTGACCGGTTCTTCGCTGGAGCGCTTCGCCGACGACGTCGAGCAGGCGCTGTACGCGTCGAAGGTGGTCGCGTACGCCCAGGGCTTCAACCAGATCCAGGCCGGCGCGACCGAGTACGGCTGGGACATCGACCTCGGCAAGGTCGCCTCGATCTGGCGCGGCGGCTGCATCATCCGCGCGAAGTTCCTGAACGACATCACCTCGGCCTACGCCGAAGAGCCCGCGCTGCCGACGCTGCTCACCTCGGGCGGCTTCCGCAAGGCGGTCGAGGACGCGCAGGACTCGTGGCGTTCGGTGATCTCGACGGCGGTCCGGCTCGGCATCCCGACGCCGGGCTTCTCGACCGCGCTGGCGTACTACGACGGCCTCCGCGCCGACCGCCTCCCGGCGGCGCTCGTCCAGGGCCAGCGGGACTTCTTCGGCGCCCACACCTACCGCCGCGTGGACCGCGAAGGCTCGTTCCACACGGCTTGGGCCGCCGACGGCCGCCCGGAGTCCGACGCCTGA
- a CDS encoding Clp protease N-terminal domain-containing protein, with amino-acid sequence MDLPANVKLDDLISAIKSNNDKDALAQLSDAVYVGEHLGEVADHLIGHFVDQARRSGASWTEIGKSMGVTKQAAQKRFVPKVDPGGDPSGAIERVYGRYTDRARHVIVEAQKSAVDNGSPEIDTVHIVLGLLAEPAALAAGAILAQGVQLDAVREAAEARLPERVEPVPNPVPFSGGAKKALELTMREGLRLGHNYIGTEHMLLALLEQREGAGFEVLDGLGVKKDKAEAKILEVLAEILAARGQ; translated from the coding sequence ATGGACCTTCCTGCCAACGTCAAACTCGACGACCTCATCAGCGCGATCAAGAGCAACAACGACAAGGACGCCCTCGCCCAGCTGTCCGACGCCGTCTACGTGGGCGAACACCTCGGCGAGGTGGCCGACCACCTGATCGGCCACTTCGTCGACCAGGCCCGGCGCTCCGGGGCGTCGTGGACCGAGATCGGCAAGAGCATGGGCGTCACCAAGCAGGCCGCCCAGAAGCGGTTCGTGCCGAAGGTGGACCCCGGCGGCGACCCCTCCGGCGCGATCGAACGCGTCTACGGCCGCTACACCGACCGGGCGCGGCACGTGATCGTCGAGGCCCAGAAGTCGGCCGTGGACAACGGCAGTCCCGAGATCGACACCGTGCACATCGTGCTGGGCCTGCTCGCCGAACCCGCGGCACTCGCGGCGGGCGCGATCCTCGCCCAGGGCGTCCAGCTCGACGCCGTCCGCGAAGCCGCCGAAGCGCGGCTGCCCGAGCGGGTCGAGCCCGTGCCGAACCCGGTGCCGTTCTCGGGCGGCGCCAAGAAGGCCCTCGAACTGACCATGCGCGAGGGCCTGCGGCTGGGCCACAACTACATCGGCACCGAGCACATGCTCCTGGCGCTGCTGGAACAGCGGGAGGGCGCCGGGTTCGAGGTGCTCGACGGCCTCGGCGTCAAGAAAGACAAGGCCGAAGCGAAGATCCTGGAGGTGCTGGCGGAGATCCTCGCCGCCCGCGGGCAGTGA
- a CDS encoding NAD(P)/FAD-dependent oxidoreductase has product MGAQNTVLVVGAGQSGFQAVASLRDRGFDGRVVLVGDEPGVPYQRPPLSKAYLAGTAGLEQLHLRGEDFFAEKDIELVAGRVAAIDREASLVRLEDGRELGYDHLVMATGARNRTLPVPGADLPGVLTLRTRDDADRLRESLAHAENVVVVGGGFIGLEFASHAGRPVTVVEAQDRLLNRVATPEISAYFAELHREAGHTVLLGQGVSALHGDERVREVELSDGTRLPADLVVVAVGVVPETTLAAEAGLPVDNGVVVDAHLRTSDEKIFAIGDCANFPCVQAGAATRLESVQNAVDQARSVAAAITGTPEPYASLPWFWTDQSGAKLQIAGILSGADRTVVAGDRDAGKFSVLSFRDDVLIAVESVNRPADHIAARRLFTADPHPRYADLEVSEFNLKEHLKAASTRG; this is encoded by the coding sequence ATGGGTGCACAGAACACGGTTCTCGTCGTGGGGGCCGGGCAAAGCGGGTTCCAGGCCGTCGCGTCGCTGCGGGACCGGGGCTTCGACGGCCGGGTCGTGCTCGTCGGGGACGAGCCGGGCGTGCCGTACCAGCGGCCGCCGCTGTCGAAGGCCTACCTGGCCGGGACCGCCGGGCTCGAACAGCTGCACCTGCGCGGTGAGGACTTCTTCGCGGAGAAGGACATCGAACTGGTCGCCGGGCGGGTCGCCGCGATCGACCGCGAGGCTTCGCTGGTACGGCTCGAAGACGGCCGCGAGCTGGGCTACGACCACCTGGTGATGGCCACCGGCGCGCGCAACCGGACGCTGCCCGTGCCCGGCGCGGACCTGCCGGGCGTGCTGACCCTGCGTACCCGCGATGACGCCGACCGCCTCCGCGAATCGCTGGCGCACGCGGAAAACGTCGTCGTGGTCGGCGGCGGCTTCATCGGGCTCGAGTTCGCCTCGCACGCCGGCCGTCCGGTGACGGTCGTCGAGGCGCAGGACCGGCTGCTCAACCGGGTCGCGACGCCGGAGATCTCCGCCTACTTCGCCGAGCTGCACCGCGAAGCCGGGCACACGGTGTTGCTCGGCCAAGGCGTTTCCGCGCTGCACGGGGACGAGCGGGTGCGCGAGGTCGAGCTGTCCGACGGCACCCGGCTGCCCGCCGACCTGGTCGTCGTCGCCGTCGGTGTGGTGCCGGAGACGACGCTCGCCGCCGAGGCCGGGCTGCCGGTGGACAACGGCGTGGTCGTCGACGCGCACCTGCGGACGTCGGACGAGAAGATCTTCGCCATCGGCGACTGCGCGAACTTCCCGTGCGTGCAGGCCGGCGCGGCGACCCGGCTGGAGTCCGTGCAGAACGCCGTCGACCAGGCCCGCAGCGTGGCCGCGGCGATCACCGGCACCCCCGAGCCGTACGCGAGCCTGCCGTGGTTCTGGACCGACCAGTCGGGCGCGAAGCTGCAGATCGCGGGCATCCTGTCCGGCGCCGATCGCACGGTGGTCGCCGGCGACCGCGACGCGGGCAAGTTCTCGGTGCTGTCCTTCCGCGACGACGTCCTGATCGCGGTGGAGTCGGTGAACCGGCCGGCCGACCACATCGCCGCGCGGCGGCTCTTCACCGCCGATCCGCACCCGCGGTACGCGGACCTCGAGGTGAGCGAGTTCAACCTCAAGGAGCATCTGAAGGCGGCGTCAACTCGCGGTTGA
- a CDS encoding IclR family transcriptional regulator, with translation MRHGARRPTSVVDRVLDLLGAFTAERPRLTLSELSRRVGLPLSTTHRLAGELTRRGALVRDEAGVYRVGLWLWEVASLAPHGAELRESAMPFLEDLYEATHQNVQLAVLDGAEVVYVERISGRGAVNVLTRVGGRLPAHATGVGQVLLAHAPAEAQEEVLSRPLKTFTPKTIGSPAQLRRVFADVRRDGYAISDGQIELISLSVAAPVYDATDEVVAAISIVVPAEGTDPRTLVPAVRAAARGISRVLGAPRALRSSGGSSTA, from the coding sequence GTGCGGCACGGCGCGCGGCGGCCGACGTCGGTCGTGGACCGCGTTCTCGACCTGCTGGGCGCGTTCACGGCCGAGCGGCCGCGGCTCACGCTGTCCGAGCTCAGCCGTCGCGTCGGGCTGCCGCTGTCGACCACGCACCGGCTGGCCGGCGAGCTGACCCGGCGCGGGGCGCTCGTCCGCGACGAAGCGGGCGTGTACCGCGTCGGGCTCTGGCTGTGGGAAGTCGCGTCGCTGGCACCGCACGGCGCCGAGCTGCGGGAAAGCGCGATGCCGTTCCTGGAGGACCTCTACGAGGCCACCCACCAGAACGTGCAGCTCGCCGTGCTCGACGGCGCCGAAGTCGTCTACGTCGAGCGGATCTCCGGCCGCGGCGCGGTCAACGTCCTGACGCGGGTGGGCGGCCGCCTGCCCGCGCACGCCACCGGCGTCGGGCAGGTGCTGCTCGCGCACGCGCCCGCGGAGGCGCAGGAAGAGGTCCTGTCCCGGCCGCTCAAGACGTTCACGCCCAAGACGATCGGTTCGCCCGCGCAGCTGCGGCGCGTGTTCGCCGACGTCCGCCGCGACGGCTACGCGATCAGCGACGGCCAGATCGAGCTGATCTCGTTGTCCGTGGCGGCCCCGGTATACGACGCCACCGACGAGGTGGTGGCGGCGATCTCCATCGTCGTCCCGGCGGAGGGGACGGACCCGCGGACGCTGGTCCCGGCCGTGCGGGCCGCGGCGCGGGGCATCTCGCGGGTGCTCGGGGCGCCGCGCGCGCTGCGGTCGAGCGGCGGCTCCTCGACGGCTTGA
- a CDS encoding NIPSNAP family protein, whose amino-acid sequence MITCVVDYVIDPAKLADFERFAAAWMRLVQREGGVHHGYFLPSEGASDEARALFSFESLAAYERYRTLFGADPDFIEADKIREESGCVLRYRRTFMRPLLPGDDED is encoded by the coding sequence GTGATCACCTGCGTCGTCGACTACGTCATCGACCCCGCGAAGCTCGCCGACTTCGAACGCTTCGCCGCCGCGTGGATGCGGCTGGTGCAGCGGGAAGGCGGCGTCCACCACGGCTACTTCCTGCCGTCGGAAGGGGCGAGCGACGAAGCCCGGGCGCTGTTCAGCTTCGAGAGCCTCGCCGCGTACGAGCGCTACCGGACGCTGTTCGGCGCCGACCCGGACTTCATCGAGGCCGACAAGATCCGCGAGGAAAGCGGCTGCGTGCTCCGGTACCGGCGGACGTTCATGCGCCCGCTGCTGCCGGGCGACGACGAAGACTGA
- a CDS encoding 5-methyltetrahydropteroyltriglutamate--homocysteine S-methyltransferase produces the protein MTSGGIPQVGPPFRADHVGSLLRPPVLRDARRRHESGEIGAEQLRAVEDDAIRDVIKMQKAAGLSSATDGEFRRASWHMDFIYALGGVSKSDERLHVKFHNLAGDLEFSPPGLQVDGKVRLDEPIFAAHFEFLKSHVDAGVTPKLTIPSPSMVYYRGGRAAVSESVYPDLEEFFADLSSAYAAQVSAVHGLGCRYLQLDDTSLAYLNDPAQRELVARMGGDPDTQHLRNIATMNAALADRPEDLTVTTHLCRGNFRSSWVASGSYEFVAEALFGDLAVDGFFLEFDDERSGGFEPLRFVPKNKKVVLGLVTTKRPELEDADVLVRRIEEASQYVDIDQLCLSPQCGFSSTEEGNDLTADDQLRKLELIVATADRVWGGR, from the coding sequence ATGACTTCGGGCGGCATTCCCCAGGTGGGCCCGCCGTTTCGCGCCGATCACGTCGGGAGCCTGCTGCGGCCCCCGGTCTTGCGTGACGCGCGGCGGCGGCACGAATCCGGTGAGATCGGCGCGGAGCAGCTCCGCGCGGTCGAAGACGACGCGATCCGCGACGTGATCAAGATGCAGAAGGCGGCCGGGCTGAGTTCGGCCACCGACGGCGAATTCCGGCGTGCCTCGTGGCACATGGACTTCATCTACGCCCTCGGCGGCGTCTCGAAGAGCGACGAGCGGCTGCACGTCAAGTTCCACAACCTGGCCGGGGACCTCGAGTTCAGCCCGCCGGGCCTGCAGGTCGACGGGAAGGTCCGGCTCGACGAGCCGATCTTCGCCGCGCACTTCGAGTTCCTCAAGTCCCATGTGGACGCCGGGGTGACGCCGAAGCTGACCATCCCGTCGCCGAGCATGGTCTACTACCGCGGCGGCCGGGCGGCGGTCAGTGAGAGCGTTTACCCGGACCTCGAAGAGTTCTTCGCGGACCTGAGCTCCGCGTATGCGGCGCAGGTCTCCGCGGTGCACGGCCTCGGCTGCCGGTACCTCCAGCTCGACGACACCAGCCTCGCCTACCTCAACGACCCGGCGCAGCGGGAGCTCGTCGCGCGGATGGGCGGCGACCCGGACACCCAGCACCTGCGCAACATCGCGACGATGAACGCGGCGCTGGCCGACCGGCCCGAGGACCTCACCGTGACGACCCACCTGTGCCGCGGCAACTTCCGGTCCTCGTGGGTCGCGTCCGGCAGCTACGAGTTCGTCGCGGAAGCGCTCTTCGGCGACCTCGCCGTCGACGGGTTCTTCCTGGAGTTCGACGACGAACGCTCGGGCGGCTTCGAACCGCTGCGGTTCGTCCCGAAGAACAAGAAGGTCGTCCTCGGCCTGGTCACGACCAAGCGGCCGGAGCTGGAGGACGCCGACGTCCTCGTGCGGCGGATCGAGGAGGCGTCCCAGTACGTCGACATCGACCAGCTGTGCCTGTCGCCGCAGTGCGGGTTCTCCTCGACCGAGGAGGGCAACGACCTGACCGCGGACGACCAGCTGCGGAAGCTGGAGCTGATCGTGGCCACGGCCGACCGCGTTTGGGGCGGCCGGTGA
- a CDS encoding nucleobase:cation symporter-2 family protein encodes MTKHPVDEVLPAGRLALLGLQHMSIMYAGAVAVPLIVGSALKLDPATIGLLVNADLLVAGIATLIQAVGIGKLLGIRLPVVAGATFSVVNPMILIASQYGLPAVYGAMLASGVFGLLIAKPFAKLIRFFPPLVTGTLLLVIGVSLLGPGAGLIAGNDTSAPDYAALSHLLLAFGVLALLVLFTRVLRGFANQIGPLLALAIGLVAAIPMGLVHWDGLGAASWFGLASPFHFGAPTFPVAAVLSMCVVMLVTFTESTADMIAVGEITGRPPTDSDLARGLATDGFSAVLGGVLNSFPDTAFAQNVGLVRMTGVRSRWVVAVTGGILVLMGLVPKIGAFIAAIPQPVVGGVAVVMFAMVAAVGAQNLKKVEFSGNHNTFIVAVALGVGLLPAFAPKIFQHFPAWLQTICGSSITVAAVLAFVLNLLFNHLGRRTEPDLLEAP; translated from the coding sequence ATGACGAAACACCCGGTCGACGAAGTCCTGCCCGCCGGACGGCTGGCGCTGCTCGGGCTGCAGCACATGTCGATCATGTACGCTGGCGCGGTCGCGGTGCCGCTGATCGTCGGCAGCGCGCTCAAGCTGGACCCGGCGACGATCGGGCTGCTGGTCAACGCCGATCTGCTGGTGGCGGGCATCGCGACGCTGATCCAGGCGGTCGGCATCGGCAAGCTGCTGGGCATCCGGCTGCCGGTGGTGGCGGGCGCGACGTTCAGCGTCGTCAACCCGATGATCCTCATCGCCTCGCAGTACGGCCTGCCCGCCGTCTACGGCGCGATGCTGGCCTCCGGTGTCTTCGGGCTGCTCATCGCGAAGCCGTTCGCGAAGCTGATCCGGTTCTTCCCGCCGCTGGTCACCGGGACGCTGCTGCTCGTCATCGGCGTCTCGCTGCTCGGCCCGGGCGCGGGACTGATCGCGGGCAACGACACCAGCGCGCCGGACTACGCGGCCCTGTCGCACCTCCTGCTCGCGTTCGGCGTCTTGGCGCTGCTCGTGCTGTTCACGCGGGTGCTGCGCGGGTTCGCCAACCAGATCGGGCCGCTGCTGGCGCTGGCGATCGGGCTGGTGGCCGCGATCCCGATGGGACTGGTGCACTGGGACGGCCTCGGCGCGGCGAGCTGGTTCGGGCTCGCGTCGCCGTTCCACTTCGGGGCGCCGACGTTCCCGGTCGCCGCGGTCCTGTCGATGTGCGTGGTCATGCTGGTGACGTTCACCGAGTCGACCGCGGACATGATCGCCGTCGGCGAGATCACCGGGCGGCCGCCGACCGACTCCGACCTCGCGCGAGGCCTGGCCACCGACGGCTTCTCGGCCGTGCTCGGCGGCGTGCTGAACTCCTTCCCCGACACGGCGTTCGCGCAGAACGTCGGCCTGGTGCGGATGACCGGCGTCCGCAGCCGCTGGGTGGTCGCGGTGACCGGCGGGATCCTGGTGCTGATGGGCCTGGTCCCGAAGATCGGCGCGTTCATCGCGGCGATCCCGCAGCCGGTGGTCGGCGGGGTCGCGGTCGTCATGTTCGCGATGGTCGCCGCGGTGGGCGCGCAGAACCTGAAGAAGGTCGAGTTTTCCGGCAACCACAACACTTTCATCGTCGCGGTCGCGCTCGGCGTCGGGCTGCTGCCGGCGTTCGCGCCGAAGATCTTCCAGCACTTCCCCGCGTGGCTGCAGACGATCTGCGGCAGCTCGATCACGGTGGCGGCGGTGCTGGCGTTCGTGCTGAACCTGCTGTTCAACCACCTCGGCCGGCGCACGGAGCCGGATCTGCTGGAAGCGCCGTGA